One region of Ornithorhynchus anatinus isolate Pmale09 chromosome X5, mOrnAna1.pri.v4, whole genome shotgun sequence genomic DNA includes:
- the FCRL6 gene encoding Fc receptor-like protein 6 translates to MLLCVTLLVLAASSDQSAAPKPALTLQPPWTTLFSGESANLTCGETSPQAPGNTTWYREGRVWAETPGQSIPVQTAGVYTCRRPASALSDPVTLTVSGAMLILQAPPWLFEGDLLTLHCRSREGQAVSQVTYHWDGQPIRSLGGNGTLPSVSVRLEAGEARGAGEAREDLFHCSAIVKESRGSRNVMSQSVNLQVKELFPSPVLRAAASVDPREGSPLTLTCDTRLDPLRPDSRLLFSFLRDNRTVRGWDGSPEHRIPAAQSGDSGSYRCEAATDTKSVWKRSPELQIRVQRESGRGVLLPCWLRFLPTLATGILFAVDTGLYVVLRERIRFGERSRGKR, encoded by the exons ATGCTGCTCTGTGTGACTCTGCTGGTCCTAG CTGCCAGCAGTGACCAATCTG CCGCCCCCAAGCCAGCACTGACTCTCCAGCCTCCGTGGACCACCCTGTTTAGTGGGGAGTCGGCGAACCTGACGTGCGGAGAGAccagcccccaggccccgggAAACACCACGTGGTATCGAGAGGGCCGAGTGTGGGCAGAAACCCCAGGCCAGAGCATACCTGTTCAGACGGCTGGCGTCTACACCTGCCGGAGACCAGCCTCGGCCCTCAGTGACCCTGTGACCCTGACTGTctccggag ccaTGCTGATCCTGCAGGCCCCGCCTTGGTTGTTCGAAggtgacctcctgactctgcaTTGCCGGAGCCGGGAGGGCCAGGCCGTCTCCCAAGTGACCTACCACTGGGATGGGCAGCCCATCCGCTCTCTGGGAGGAAATGGCACCCTCCCCTCCGTGTctgtgaggctggaggcaggggaggcccggggggccggggaagccAGAGAGGATCTTTTCCACTGCTCTGCAATTGTCAAGGAGTCAAGGGGGTCAAGGAATGTGATGTCACAATCAGTCAACCTCCAGGTCAAAG AGCTGTTCCCTTCACCCGTGCTGAGAGCCGCCGCCTCTGTCGACCCCAGAGAGGGGAGCCCGCTGACCCTGACCTGTGACACACGGCTGGACCCCCTCAGGCCGGACTCccggctcctcttctccttcctccgagACAACCGGAcggtgcggggctgggatggTTCCCCGGAGCACCGGATCCCGGCAGCCCAGAGTGGGGACTCTGGCTCCTACCGGTGCGAGGCGGCCACAGATACCAAGAGCGTCTGGAAACGGAGCCCCGAGTTGCAGATCCGGGTGCAGCGTGAGTCCG GTCGAGGTGTCCTTCTCCCCTGCTGGCTGCGTTTCCTGCCCACCCTGGCGACGGGAATCCTGTTTGCCGTGGACACAGGACTCTACGTCGTCCTACGGGAGAGAATCCGGTTCGGGGAGCGGAGCAGAGGAAAGCGGTAG